A genomic window from Silene latifolia isolate original U9 population chromosome 11, ASM4854445v1, whole genome shotgun sequence includes:
- the LOC141615068 gene encoding F-box protein CPR1-like — MSLSNSDSMLKCFDLRTSTFSLVDFPDLDNDIGEVMVSLRSLRGCLCLLVSYHKYRADPDNKFKENPFYNHEFLYADVWEMNESKWVKLFKIRKNEIRKDCMYLRLVTYSKDMKSVLIEVDSNWYGWYDLVTKTFKRVPVPGLEAVDSPYVAYPYVETLVSAVNNKVVLKKEGTRPNKTIKKDDFLSSGFKLKL; from the exons ATGAGTTTGAGTAATTCTGATTCCATGTTGAAATGTTTTGATCTTAGGACTAGTACGTTTTCCCTTGTGGATTTTCCCGATTTGGATAACGATATTGGTGAGGTGATGGTGAGTTTGAGAAGTTTACGCGGGTGTTTGTGCTTGCTTGTGAGTTACCATAAGTATAGGGCTGACCCGGATAATAAGTTCAAGGAGAACCCGTTTTACAACCATGAGTTTTTATACGCGGATGTGTGGGAAATGAATGAGTCTAAGTGGGTTAAGCTGTTTAAGATTCGAAAGAATGAAATTCGTAAGGATTGTATGTATCTTAGGCTTGTTACTTACTCGAAAGATATGAAGAGTGTGTTGATTGAGGTTGATAGTAATTGGTATGGTTGGTATGATTTGGTGACTAAAACGTTTAAGAGAGTTCCGGTTCCAGGGCTGGAAGCTGTGGATTCGCCTTATGTGGCTTATCCCTATGTGGAGACCCTTGTTTCGGCTGTGAATAACAAGGTGGTGTTGAAGAAGGAAGGAACTAGGCCTAATAAGACCATTAAGAA GGATGATTTTCTGTCTTCGGGATTCAAGCTTAAGCTGTGA